The genomic stretch ATTAGATTGTCAAATATATTTCCAATTTCGTGATTAATCGTCGAGCCAACCGGATTGGCGAATCTATTCTGTTCCTGAAAAAAGAATTTCGCGCCGTCAGGCGGGTAGGTTTTCGATATCCTCGAAAACCATCTTTTGAGTATTGCCGTTTTCTTTTTTTTCAAAAGAGTTTTTAGCATTTTGACCAATCACCACAAAGGATTGTTAAAATAGCGCCAAGTAAAAAAAATTCGGGGGCATCGAAAGAGTTAGCGCATTGATGTCACCCGAATAAGTCAGTTAAAATTATACGCAACCGGTCGGTTTGGCCAGGCCCGCTACTTTACAGGCGCCTTTAGCCGGACCCGATGGAAATAGCTCATAGACTTTCTTCAGCGGGAAACCGGTTTCTTTACAGAGCTTCCGAATCATTGGAGCGATGCCGTATTTGGCATAATATTCACGAAGATAGTTTACGAGTTTCCAGTGCTCTTCGGTAAGATCATCTACGCCTTCGGTGCTGGCCAGAGCCAACGCTACCTGCTCGTTCCACACTTCAGGCTCCTCCATAAATCCGTCTTCATCGACTTCGATTTTTACATCTTTCCACTCAAATGTTGCCATTTTTTGCCTCCGTTAAAATAAAAATACTCTATCTAAAACAGTTTATTTCACTTAATGCATTTCCAAATATCCGCACGGACAATTTTCCGCGCATTTCTTACAACCGTTGCAGAATTCCAGTTTGAATTTGTATTTTTCGCCCTTAACCAGCGGCTTGATAACGGCGCTATCCTGACACAGCCCCCAACAATTACCGCAATCAAAACACTCACCGCAGCTCAGGCACCGTTTCGCTTCGCCAATTGCCTTTTCCTCGCTCCAGGTCGTGACGATTTCGCTATCCATGTTTTCGAATCTTTCCTCAACCGGAAGAGAATCGATGCCGGTTCGTTCCAATTTCTCGTAGAATGGGAGATACATCTTCTCGTGCACGATTTTGGCCAGCTCCGGAGTTTCAATCTTTTCACCGGTAATCGCTTCATGAATCGCCTGAGCCGC from Candidatus Zixiibacteriota bacterium encodes the following:
- a CDS encoding TusE/DsrC/DsvC family sulfur relay protein — protein: MATFEWKDVKIEVDEDGFMEEPEVWNEQVALALASTEGVDDLTEEHWKLVNYLREYYAKYGIAPMIRKLCKETGFPLKKVYELFPSGPAKGACKVAGLAKPTGCV